The genomic region ATTCCTGCGTGGTGAATAAATTAAGAAATACGCTGTTTCTCCTCCTTGCTGCCTGCTTCACCGCCTGCATGGAACCGGAACCGATCTATGAGGTGGAACCCATCCTTGTGGAAATACAGGGTGGTCAAAAGAAGGCAGTGAAAACTGATCGGCAGTTTGTTTCGGGAGCCTTTGCCGATGTCATGAAGAAGCAGATTACTACTTCTGAATTGGATGAGGCCATTTATTGCTATGATGCCAATAGTGATAAGGAAATGATACGCGATATGATCATCCGCGATTTGCTGAAGCGTACTGCAGCCGTCATTCCATCTGTAGCAGAGATGCGCAGTGACCCTGAGAAATTTGTAGGAGATACCTACCGTCGTTTCTATAAAAGAGATCCCTCTGACCTGGAACGATGGACAGTGCAGAATCAAATTACGCAGGATACTTCGATGAATCCGGTCATGGTGTATTATGTGTTTATGAGTGCAGAAGAATATAGTTATTTCTAAAGAAAGATATGAATCGTAGAAAATTTGTAAAGTCATTGGGACTGTCCGCCGCAGGTGCATTTGCAGTTCCGTATATATTACCTTCCGGTCGACTCTTTGCAGCCACCGGTACCCGCCTCGCGAACCATGTCGTGCTCTGCCTCTATGCAGGTGGTGTCAGAAATCTGGAGTCCATCGATAAAGCAGAGGGAAATCTGATGCCGAATATCCTTCGCGGAACAGAATCCATCTCTCCGGATATCCTTCCCGGCTTTGATCCGGTTCCTGCGCCGGTGCTGGCAACGCCATTGCAGGACTATGGTACCTTGTTCAAAGGGTTTCGCTATGCGAATATTTCTCCCGGACATTATCAGGGGCATTTTACGGCTATCACCGGCCGTTATACCGGATATGATATTAATTTCAATCAACCGGCTGCGTATCCTACCTTGTTCGAGTATTACCGCAAACACAATAGTCCTTCCAATTCTGCCTTGAATGCCTGGTGGGTGTCGGATCATATAGGGGAGAATGAAAACCTCGCCTATAGCATCAGCCCCGACTATGGCGCGCAATACGGCGCCAATTTTTTTAGTCCGTTGAGTGTTTTTACGAGCGGAAACTATAAGCCCATTGATCTCTGCCGGTCCTTCACAACAACGGAAAGGCAAAAGATGGGTACCATGCGCGATTTTCTGAATCGTTCATTTGTTGAACCTGTCCTGCAGGATGTCCCGATGGTGAGGAATACAGAATCCGATCGTTTGGCGATTCAGAGTTTTTATGGAAATCTCGCAACGCGACAAAAGAACAATCAGCTTTGGGATCCCTGGCAGATTGGTACAGGGATGAACAGCGATATGTTCAATATGTTCTTCGCTGAGGAAATTATAAAGGAGTTTTCCCCCGAACTAACGGTGGTGAATATGACCGGAGTGGATGCAGGTCATTCGAATTTCACGGAGTATTGCAATAATATGCGTAAGGCGGATTATGCTGTTGGCCGCTTGTGGAATACCATCCAGCAAACGCCCGGGATGGCGAACGATACCGTCCTGATTGTTGTTCCTGAAATCGGTCGCAATGCACAGCATAATTCTATTCGTGACGCTTACGGACGCTATGGTCTGGATCATTCCGATACGATGTCGCGAGAAATATTTTGTCTCGTGGCAGGCCCTGCCGGAAAGGTGGTGCAAAATAATGTGATTACAAATGTGACCGGTGAGAGTATAGATATTGTTCCCACCATTGCACATGTACTTGGATTCCATCCCGACATTCCGCAAGGATATCTGCCCGGAAGTCCCTTGTACCAGGCATTCACCAGCTAAGAAGAAGGAATATGAAGATGAAGACATATTTGTTCGCCGCTTTGATCGCTATGATCATTTGTTCCTGTGCTAAGGAGGAGAATCCGTTTCCTGCCGAAGTGTCGGAGGATGGTGGAAGTACGGCAAGTCCTGATCCGAATTCGATCGCAGGCTTGCATAAAAATATTTTTGCTCCCCGATGTGCAGTCCCCAGTTGTCATGGCGGTACCTTTGAACCTGATTTCAGAACAGTGGAATCCACCTACTACACGCTCGTGTATCAGCCGGTAGTGAAGAATACCATCAATGAAAAATACACCTATCGTGTTGTGCCGCGAGATACCGGAAAATCGTGGTTGTATCACCGTGTCACCAGGCATGATTCATTGATTCCACGTATGCCGATTTATATGGATGCATTGAGTACTGAAGATCTCGGTCATATCAAAACATGGATATTGAACGGTGCGCCGGATGCCAGAGGTGTATTGCCTGTGCTGGCGAATTTACCTCCAAAAGTGGCAGGATATAACGCCTATGATGCTTCCTTTAACCGCATCGATGTTTTGCGGTCCAGTTGGAGTGTGGCTTTTCCTGCTCCCTACGGACAACAAATTGATTTCTGGGTGTTTGTCGATGATGAGGAAACAGAGGATAAAAAACTTTTGTTAAATCAAATGAAGTTTAGTCTTGATCCAAATGATTTTTCAAACGCGGTTTCTGCCAATGCGACCTGGGTGAATGGTCCCGTTTGCTGGGGATGGGTGGTGAGTGTGAACACCGGACAATTTCCTGCGGGATCAAAAGTGTTCATGCGCTACTATATCAAAGATCCCATCCTGAATCAGATTTTTGAAATGCCAAAGAATACTTCCTATTCGTATTATAAAACAAATTTCTCGTTCCAGCTATGATTAGACCCTGGTTATTCCTGCTGCTGCTGGCAGGCCTTTCTTCCTGTAAAAAAGAAGAGTCGCCTTTTTCAGAAGTGCCGCGCATTGAAGTGCGTTCTATTTATCCGGATAGTGTGAAAGCGTTTACCGACAGTATTGTGGTAGAGATTTATTACGAAGATGGTGATGGAGACCTCGGTGAAAATAGTCCCTTTACGCAGAATTTATTTCTGGTGGATCAACGCAATCAATTGCAGTTCGGATTTCGAATCGGTAGAATTGCCGCTGAAGGAACACCCGCTATCCGCGGAACGATGAAAGTAGTGTTGCCCTATACAAATCTTGTAAACAATGCCGGTCCTGAACAATTATTTTACAAAGTGAGGGTGGTCGATAGAGATGGTAATACTAGTAATACAGAAAATACAGGCTCCATTGTTGTCGTAGAATAAAAATCAGGGAATACTTAACCAGCTCTGAATAGGGTAGTGGTCGCTGAGTTTTCCGTTCTTCACCCGAAAGGAATGCGTTTGAATGTTGGGACTATGTAGTATGTAGTCGATTCTGAAATTGATGGGAAGTTTAATATAAGTGCTCCCGAATCCTTCTCCTTTTTCTATAAATGAATCATCTAAATCGTTTTTTAAGGTTTGATAAGTGTATGAAAATGGTGTATCGTTAAAATCTCCACAAAGAATAATCGGGTAGGGGCAAGCAGCCATATGTAATTTCAGTTCATCTACCTGTTGACTTCTCTTAATAGCGGCTTTCTTTATTCTCCTCAATATAATTTTCGTGTTTTTGAGTTTGTTGTTATTGCTTTCCAGCGAATCAGGATATTCCAGAAATTCATACTCTTCCTGTTTAAAATGATTCGACTGAAAATGCGCATTGTAAACACGAACCGTTTTGTTGTTGATGTCCAGATCAGAATAAATACAGAAATTAGATTTCCCTGCCTCATAAAAGACAGTGCCTTCATTAAGAATCGGAAACTTACTGAAAGTTGCTAATCCCCAATGACTGGTTTTGCGAAGAGTAATACTGTACTTGATCGTTCCGAAGTTGGCGTTAATGAGTTTTTTTATGGTATCGTTATTTTGAAAATTACCTTTATCATCATGAAAATATTCCTGAATGCAAAGGATGTCGGGTTGCTCTTGTTTGAAGAATTTGAAGATAGACGCTCTTGTTTCCAGATTGCCGGTCCAGTTGTATAAATCAAAAAGACGGACATTATAGGAGAGCACTTTGAATGCATTTTTCGGTTGCATGACTTCTACCTTGAACAAACCGGGCCGGTACAGTTGACTGCATTTATCATGGCCGATGAGTATGACGGCAGCAGAGAGAAAGGCGAGACGACTTTTTCTGCTTGTCCAGAACATGACAAAAAGTAGGTTGATGAGTAACAGAACCGGAAATGTGTTGGATAAAGGTTGTAAAATCCAGAGTTTTTCGGGACTGATCCGCATCGCTGTCTGGCAACAAAGTAAAAGCAAAGCCATGAAGAGGTTAATACTAAAAACAAGTTTTAACCAGATATTTCTATCCTTCTTCTCATTTTTAGTAGTTATTTCATCCATTTTTGAGTAAAATATTTTCACGATAAAGTAAAATAAAATTATCCATAATTAATCCATATGCAGATGCATTACCTTTGCAAAATATGAACAATCTGAAACTTGGTTTCTCCTCCTGTCCGAACGACACTTTTATTTTTGAGGCGCTTGTTAACAATCGTTTAGGAAGTTCTTTAATTGTGGATCCGGTGATCATGGATGTGGAAGCCCTGAACAGATTGGCAGAAAATGCTCATCTCGAAGTGTCGAAAATGAGTTTCGCCGCCTATCCTGCTGTTTCCGCTAACTATCAGATACTTTCTTCCGGGAGTGCTCTTGGTCGGGGGTGCGGTCCGCTGATTGTGAGTAAGGAACCGATTGATATGTCGAATCTTACTTCAATGGAAATTGCCATTCCCGGAAAAAATACAACTGCGAACTTGCTCTTAAGTATTTTCTTTCCTCAACTGACCCTGAAAACGGAAGTTTTATTTTCTGAAATTGAAGATAAAGTACTTAGCGGGGAATTTCCTCTCGGATTAATTATTCATGAAAGCCGTTTTACCTATGCCGAAAAGGGTTTGCATAAAGTGGCCGATCTGGGGGAACTTTGGGAGCAGCGATACGGGTTACCAATTCCTTTGGGGTGTATAGCAGTCAAAAGAAACCTGCCCGAAACGAAAAAGGCTGAAATTCAAAGTCTGGTTCGGCAGAGTGTGGAATGGGCTTTCCGTCATCCCGAAGATTCCGTCGAATATATCGGGAAATATGCTTTAGAGATGAGCAGGGAAGTGCAGAATATGCATATCGGATTATATGTGAATAATTTTTCTTTAGATTTGGGCGAGGAAGGCAAACAGGCCATTCGCATGATGTTCAAACTGGGCCACGACTCCGGTTTCTTCCCGGAGGCAATGGAGCCAATATTTATTAATGATTTAGTCTGAAAATATGATAGTAGTAACCGGCGCAGATGGTTTCATAGGTAGTTGCTTAACCGGCAGATTAAATGAATTGGGACATGAGGATCTGATTCTTGTGGATGAATTTCATACTCCTGCAAAGGAAAAAAATCTGTTGGGGAAGAAGTTTGAGAAAAAAATCCATAGAGATGCTTTTCCGGAATGGCTGGCTGAAAATTTCAAGGATGTAGATTTCATATTTCATATTGGTGCCCGCACAGATACCACCGAATTCGATATGGAAATATTTAACCGGTTGAATCTTTTTTACTCGCAAAGTATCTGGAATATCTGCAGCGACCATGGAATACCATTGGTGTATGCCTCCTCTGCAGCAACATATGGAGAAGGTGAATTCGGCTATGACGATGATGTTGCCGGAGTGCCACGCTTACAACCCTTGAATCCCTATGGATGGTCGAAACAGTATTTCGATTGCTGGGCATTGGAGCAGAAGAAGCAGCCTCCGCAATGGGCGGGATTGAAGTT from Bacteroidota bacterium harbors:
- a CDS encoding endonuclease/exonuclease/phosphatase family protein, giving the protein MDEITTKNEKKDRNIWLKLVFSINLFMALLLLCCQTAMRISPEKLWILQPLSNTFPVLLLINLLFVMFWTSRKSRLAFLSAAVILIGHDKCSQLYRPGLFKVEVMQPKNAFKVLSYNVRLFDLYNWTGNLETRASIFKFFKQEQPDILCIQEYFHDDKGNFQNNDTIKKLINANFGTIKYSITLRKTSHWGLATFSKFPILNEGTVFYEAGKSNFCIYSDLDINNKTVRVYNAHFQSNHFKQEEYEFLEYPDSLESNNNKLKNTKIILRRIKKAAIKRSQQVDELKLHMAACPYPIILCGDFNDTPFSYTYQTLKNDLDDSFIEKGEGFGSTYIKLPINFRIDYILHSPNIQTHSFRVKNGKLSDHYPIQSWLSIP
- the rfaD gene encoding ADP-glyceromanno-heptose 6-epimerase produces the protein MIVVTGADGFIGSCLTGRLNELGHEDLILVDEFHTPAKEKNLLGKKFEKKIHRDAFPEWLAENFKDVDFIFHIGARTDTTEFDMEIFNRLNLFYSQSIWNICSDHGIPLVYASSAATYGEGEFGYDDDVAGVPRLQPLNPYGWSKQYFDCWALEQKKQPPQWAGLKFFNVYGPNEFHKGRMASVIFHAFNQIKENGKVKLFRSHRPDYKDGWQLRDFIYVKDVIEVCIFLMKNKVPSSIYNLGTGKARSFFDLASATFNALNVEPNIEFIDIPADIRDKYQYFTEAKMQKLINAGYNKPFTSLEEGVNDYVKNYLSTAKYY
- a CDS encoding 1,4-dihydroxy-6-naphthoate synthase; protein product: MNNLKLGFSSCPNDTFIFEALVNNRLGSSLIVDPVIMDVEALNRLAENAHLEVSKMSFAAYPAVSANYQILSSGSALGRGCGPLIVSKEPIDMSNLTSMEIAIPGKNTTANLLLSIFFPQLTLKTEVLFSEIEDKVLSGEFPLGLIIHESRFTYAEKGLHKVADLGELWEQRYGLPIPLGCIAVKRNLPETKKAEIQSLVRQSVEWAFRHPEDSVEYIGKYALEMSREVQNMHIGLYVNNFSLDLGEEGKQAIRMMFKLGHDSGFFPEAMEPIFINDLV